A DNA window from Chthonomonas sp. contains the following coding sequences:
- a CDS encoding virulence RhuM family protein, with protein sequence MSDKPEKPRKDLDIVRASAAEYLTFIASIGGESESTELLYFEENLWLTQKMMATLYGVTVQTVNHHLLRVFADHELEESSVIKQHLITASDGKSYNTKLYGLQAIIAVGFKIENERAVQFRKWAGQIVKLYTIQGWVMDVDRLKKGHMFTDEYFDRQLQLIREIRLSERKFYQKVTDLYASAFDYDQTSQTTKLFFALVQNKMHWAVHRHTAAELIIERADAEKEHMGLNTWESAPMGKIVKSDVSIAKNYLNDEEMEHMERIVSMYLDYAEDQAKRKVPMSMEDWAKRLDGFLEFNEREVLTGPGRISHEQAKLHAETEFEKYRIVQDRIFQSDFDRFLEAGKKSEMEDSE encoded by the coding sequence ATGAGCGACAAGCCCGAAAAGCCTCGGAAGGACTTGGATATCGTGCGCGCTTCGGCGGCCGAATATCTGACGTTTATTGCTTCGATTGGCGGTGAATCAGAATCGACCGAGCTGCTCTACTTCGAAGAGAACCTGTGGCTCACGCAGAAAATGATGGCGACCCTCTACGGCGTCACCGTGCAAACCGTGAATCATCACCTACTCAGAGTATTTGCCGATCACGAACTGGAAGAGTCTTCAGTTATCAAACAGCATTTGATAACTGCCTCGGACGGCAAGAGCTACAACACCAAGCTCTACGGCCTGCAAGCAATCATCGCTGTCGGGTTCAAGATCGAGAACGAACGAGCGGTGCAGTTCCGAAAGTGGGCGGGTCAGATCGTGAAGCTCTACACCATCCAGGGGTGGGTTATGGATGTGGATCGCCTGAAGAAGGGGCACATGTTCACGGATGAATACTTCGACCGCCAACTCCAGCTCATCCGAGAAATCCGTCTGTCGGAGCGGAAGTTCTACCAAAAAGTCACCGACCTCTACGCTTCTGCGTTCGACTACGACCAGACGTCTCAGACAACGAAGCTTTTCTTCGCGTTGGTGCAAAACAAGATGCACTGGGCAGTTCACCGCCACACTGCCGCCGAACTCATCATCGAACGGGCAGATGCAGAGAAAGAGCACATGGGTCTCAACACATGGGAATCAGCCCCAATGGGCAAGATCGTCAAGTCTGATGTCTCGATTGCCAAGAACTACCTCAACGACGAAGAGATGGAGCACATGGAACGGATTGTCTCGATGTACCTTGATTACGCTGAAGACCAAGCAAAGCGGAAGGTTCCTATGTCGATGGAGGACTGGGCAAAGCGTTTGGATGGCTTCCTCGAATTCAACGAGCGTGAGGTACTGACTGGCCCTGGACGCATAAGCCACGAGCAAGCCAAGCTCCACGCG